One genomic region from Chlamydiales bacterium STE3 encodes:
- a CDS encoding Peptidyl-prolyl cis-trans isomerase Mip (Product derived from UniProtKB/Swiss-Prot:Q9PJK1;Gene name derived from UniProtKB/Swiss-Prot:Q9PJK1;EC number derived from UniProtKB/Swiss-Prot:Q9PJK1) encodes MLIDKINRTKLKNSLGGLYFMFTFHRLCFQASLAIAVSCGSFCAAEGTQSPQGQAETTQAAEPDIKKLSEAFGHFIGRNLKSSGLNFDIDSFILGIRNGESDKPSPMSDKEYERQMMLLQEKAFKRLADENLKAAEDFLKQNATAQDVKEITPSKLQYTILEEGHGPAVTEHSSPKIHYVGKYLDGTSFGNSRDTGGPITIPLDQTIPGFSQGLIGMKEGEKRKLFVHPDLGYGKTGHLPPNSLLIFEVEVLEATSSDKAGADLDEDDLSEIYGNESKDQDDDEDDEDDEDASSQDSKASKKS; translated from the coding sequence TTGCTAATCGACAAGATAAATAGAACCAAGTTAAAAAACTCTTTAGGAGGGTTATATTTTATGTTTACCTTTCATCGCTTGTGCTTTCAAGCTAGCCTAGCTATAGCAGTGAGCTGTGGATCTTTTTGCGCTGCTGAAGGGACTCAATCTCCTCAAGGGCAAGCAGAAACAACTCAAGCAGCTGAACCAGATATTAAGAAGCTCTCAGAAGCTTTTGGTCATTTTATTGGCCGTAATCTTAAATCATCAGGTTTAAATTTTGACATTGACAGTTTTATTCTTGGTATAAGAAATGGCGAAAGTGATAAGCCTTCACCCATGTCAGATAAAGAATACGAACGTCAAATGATGCTGTTGCAAGAAAAAGCATTCAAGCGTCTTGCTGATGAAAACTTAAAAGCAGCAGAGGATTTTCTAAAACAAAATGCTACTGCTCAGGATGTTAAGGAAATTACTCCGAGCAAACTGCAATATACCATCCTGGAAGAGGGTCATGGCCCAGCCGTCACAGAGCACTCTTCTCCAAAAATCCATTATGTAGGAAAGTATCTCGATGGAACTTCTTTTGGCAACTCTAGAGACACAGGTGGCCCCATCACTATTCCTCTAGACCAAACCATCCCAGGCTTTAGCCAAGGACTCATCGGTATGAAAGAAGGGGAAAAGCGAAAACTTTTTGTTCACCCTGACTTAGGCTATGGCAAAACTGGACACCTGCCACCCAACTCGCTACTCATCTTCGAAGTCGAAGTGTTAGAAGCAACTTCTTCTGATAAAGCAGGCGCGGATTTGGACGAAGATGATCTTTCCGAAATCTATGGTAATGAATCCAAAGATCAGGATGATGATGAAGATGACGAAGATGATGAAGACGCTTCATCTCAAGACTCAAAAGCATCAAAAAAATCATGA
- a CDS encoding putative tRNA (cytidine(34)-2'-O)-methyltransferase (Product derived from UniProtKB/Swiss-Prot:P32813;EC number derived from UniProtKB/Swiss-Prot:P32813), whose translation MKIILYQPQIPQNTGNIIRTCAVTGTELILVRPLGFSIADRWLKRAGLDYFENVPFQVIDSLEHYLQTTNLNFYFFSSKASKIYTETSFTKDDILIFGSETNGLPLEFHKKWDKQFLKLPMQPNQRCLNLATTAGIAVYEAWRQLGFST comes from the coding sequence ATGAAAATCATTCTTTATCAACCCCAAATTCCTCAAAACACTGGAAATATCATCAGAACATGCGCAGTAACGGGCACAGAACTCATTTTAGTAAGGCCCTTAGGCTTTAGCATCGCAGATCGATGGCTGAAAAGGGCTGGCTTAGATTATTTTGAAAATGTTCCTTTCCAAGTGATTGACAGCCTTGAACATTACCTCCAAACGACAAACTTAAATTTTTATTTTTTTTCCAGTAAAGCATCCAAAATTTATACAGAAACCTCTTTTACAAAAGATGACATTCTAATTTTTGGCTCGGAGACAAATGGCTTACCTCTTGAATTTCATAAGAAATGGGATAAACAGTTTTTAAAACTGCCTATGCAGCCCAACCAACGCTGTCTTAACTTAGCGACAACAGCCGGAATTGCTGTTTACGAAGCCTGGCGTCAGCTAGGATTTTCTACTTAA
- a CDS encoding Thioredoxin (Product derived from UniProtKB/Swiss-Prot:Q49WR2;Gene name derived from UniProtKB/Swiss-Prot:Q49WR2): MGQSIKYLNDENFQAEIASGVTLVDFYADWCGPCRMIAPIIEELASELNGKAAIAKLDIESAQQTTSNFHVTSIPTLIIFKDGQEVERFVGVKDKETLLARIHSKL; this comes from the coding sequence ATGGGGCAAAGTATAAAGTATTTAAATGACGAAAACTTTCAGGCCGAAATTGCCAGCGGTGTAACTTTAGTCGACTTTTATGCAGATTGGTGCGGGCCTTGTCGCATGATTGCTCCAATTATTGAAGAATTAGCAAGCGAATTAAATGGAAAAGCCGCAATTGCTAAATTAGATATTGAAAGCGCCCAGCAAACGACGTCTAATTTTCATGTGACCTCAATTCCTACTTTAATTATCTTCAAAGATGGTCAAGAGGTAGAGCGCTTTGTAGGTGTTAAGGACAAAGAAACCCTACTTGCACGTATCCATTCTAAGCTATAA
- a CDS encoding hypothetical protein (Product derived from UniProtKB/Swiss-Prot:Q6ME97;UPF0176 protein pc0378) — protein MTLNHPYFVLAYYAFNPIDNPRQEVQEHKEFLNQIDAKSRIYISEEGINGQMSAAKEDALKYIDWLRSKKPFENIDVKIHGWHEQAFPKLTVKYKKHLVARDQDVDLSLRGTHMQAKDFKNLLDQEDEEYLLLDVRNSYEWKVGHFKNAELPPCENYREFENYALELKNRIPSEKTKVVMYCTGGIRCELYSSLLIKNGIKNVFQLEGGVIKYGLEQGSKHWQGKLFVFDDRLTVPISEEPAPTVGTCHHCGNGTDTYYNCANMDCNDLFLCCTSCLQTYSGCCQDSCKDSSRLRPYHHQNPHKPFRKAYTYFQTEN, from the coding sequence ATGACACTCAATCATCCTTATTTCGTTCTGGCATACTATGCATTTAACCCCATCGATAATCCTCGTCAAGAAGTTCAAGAGCACAAAGAATTTTTAAATCAAATCGATGCAAAAAGCCGCATTTATATTTCTGAGGAAGGCATTAATGGGCAAATGAGCGCTGCAAAAGAAGATGCTTTAAAATATATTGATTGGCTACGCTCGAAAAAACCCTTCGAAAACATTGATGTCAAAATTCATGGCTGGCATGAGCAAGCCTTTCCGAAGTTAACGGTAAAGTATAAAAAACACCTTGTAGCAAGAGACCAAGATGTCGACTTATCCTTAAGAGGGACGCACATGCAAGCTAAGGACTTTAAGAATCTTTTAGACCAAGAAGATGAAGAGTACTTACTCCTTGATGTGCGTAATAGCTATGAGTGGAAAGTAGGGCATTTCAAAAATGCTGAACTACCGCCCTGTGAGAATTACCGTGAATTTGAGAATTATGCACTCGAATTAAAAAACCGTATCCCATCTGAAAAAACTAAAGTAGTCATGTACTGTACTGGAGGAATCCGCTGCGAACTTTATTCAAGTCTCCTCATCAAAAATGGCATTAAAAACGTTTTTCAGCTTGAAGGCGGCGTGATTAAATATGGCCTTGAGCAAGGCAGTAAGCACTGGCAAGGTAAACTTTTTGTTTTCGACGACCGATTGACTGTCCCAATCAGTGAAGAACCCGCTCCAACCGTTGGCACATGCCACCATTGTGGTAATGGGACAGATACTTACTATAATTGTGCAAATATGGACTGCAACGATCTTTTTCTATGTTGCACCAGCTGCTTACAAACCTATTCTGGTTGCTGTCAAGATTCCTGCAAAGACTCTTCTCGTTTAAGGCCTTACCATCACCAAAACCCTCACAAGCCTTTCCGCAAGGCCTACACGTACTTTCAAACAGAAAATTAG
- a CDS encoding hypothetical protein (Product derived from UniProtKB/Trembl:Q6ME99), with the protein MNTKLKLWDEKKDWEEAEKLWEEKARLAEAKHPLKVLKTLPQMPGITPETAKHLKWKGLKWIIAKDHKRAILKGILTHPFKYGYRYLKSCFQTKPYRRKGDFFLYGIDSLEHFEEHLKMPNTLFVMGFSYCHKPFECPSGRFTADCIHDANNPVCQQCFIGKCVHACPKNTIPLFIPTIHYIGEKIFEIVHANPNKKVVFLITACEMTLEMFGDFGNMVGIKGLGIRLDGRICNTMQAFKLSEEGTKPGLTVVLEDTKKEILRILKEKRLAMDPK; encoded by the coding sequence ATGAACACAAAATTAAAGCTTTGGGATGAAAAGAAAGATTGGGAAGAAGCAGAGAAACTTTGGGAGGAGAAAGCGCGTCTTGCCGAAGCTAAGCACCCTTTAAAAGTTCTAAAAACGTTACCTCAAATGCCCGGTATTACTCCAGAAACAGCTAAGCATTTAAAATGGAAAGGTTTGAAGTGGATTATTGCAAAGGATCATAAACGGGCTATCCTTAAAGGGATTTTGACCCATCCTTTTAAATATGGCTATCGCTACTTAAAATCTTGTTTTCAGACTAAGCCCTATAGAAGGAAAGGAGATTTTTTTCTTTACGGGATTGATTCTTTAGAGCATTTTGAAGAGCATTTAAAAATGCCTAACACGCTTTTTGTGATGGGTTTTTCCTATTGCCATAAACCATTTGAATGTCCCTCCGGTCGGTTTACTGCAGACTGTATCCATGATGCCAATAACCCTGTTTGCCAACAGTGCTTTATCGGTAAATGCGTGCATGCCTGCCCTAAAAATACTATCCCCCTTTTTATTCCGACAATCCATTATATAGGGGAAAAGATTTTTGAAATTGTTCATGCTAACCCTAACAAAAAAGTGGTTTTTCTCATCACCGCTTGCGAAATGACTTTAGAGATGTTTGGTGATTTTGGAAATATGGTGGGCATTAAGGGCCTTGGAATACGCCTCGATGGCAGGATCTGCAATACAATGCAGGCTTTCAAGCTGTCCGAAGAGGGGACCAAACCCGGCCTAACAGTGGTTTTAGAGGACACGAAGAAAGAAATCTTACGTATCCTAAAAGAAAAGCGCTTAGCCATGGACCCCAAGTGA
- a CDS encoding hypothetical protein (Product derived from UniProtKB/Trembl:F8KVQ9;EC number derived from UniProtKB/Trembl:F8KVQ9;Uncharacterized ATP-dependent helicase MPN_020) codes for MIFCFRYYHMLEQPIFSINEVESLKQKALFIDCTKGTPSREIKSINLTKIPFDKTFDILKKIAAEGALYFNQKRLVVDLFSKAQFYYQLEKEQDQLRLNGVFTIRDRKYPLNSLDFLVLGRPSWFIKDQFLFVVDSDISSRVYSKLPKWANSAELLEILAEAKEEGITVQGLELFSTAQMDPLPTLILKDKTGAFADLWMHYGSHSFNYNDLKQNPLRNIPCEKGWETDLLETDFLKKQVGQTAYFCPLDKVTKSLGFLLEIGWTIIDHQGKKVVQEKGRALEADLKNGKILLSGKVDYEGFSADLSQVAGDFLKRNRFLNLDEHHVGLIDNTPFYENFVEEGEIVSEGIKLNRFCLKELFSSEIPIQFSPPLETLRYNLQNPLPAYHQGLFTGQLRAYQQKGVEWLLGLHRLALGGILADDMGLGKTIQVLAFVALLDSSSCHLIVAPTSLLFNWKKEITKFLPEMTCIVHHGSERTKNIQELPQTGIILTSYTTARMDRDLLKLLPINCLILDEAQVIKNQETQIAKALGYLSAHCRISLTGTPIENRLEELFSHFHFLIPGFLNEQDLFLKGMSNQRYLRRVQKKIQPFLLRRKKEEVASELPTKIEQVVYVEMTPLQKTSYNTYLSSFKKNTLQKVSLDGIGKHRIEIFEALLRLRQICCHPLLVSPEDQTDCGKLDTLISDVETVVSEGRKALIFSQFTSMLTLIGQELFKRNLPFVRLDGSTKDREKVVNEFQNSAGIPLFLISLKAGGVGLNLTAADHVFIYDPWWNEAIENQAISRAHRIGQSRTVVAKRYVALESIEEKIMKLKEGKNQLINTLFEEDFTFHQSLSNEDLLALFE; via the coding sequence ATGATTTTTTGTTTTAGATACTATCATATGCTTGAACAACCTATTTTTTCTATCAATGAAGTGGAGAGTCTTAAACAAAAGGCTCTTTTTATTGATTGTACGAAGGGGACTCCCTCTAGAGAAATCAAATCCATTAATCTTACCAAAATCCCTTTTGATAAAACTTTTGACATTTTAAAGAAAATCGCTGCAGAAGGGGCTCTTTATTTTAATCAAAAAAGGCTTGTTGTCGATTTATTTAGCAAGGCACAGTTCTACTATCAGTTGGAAAAAGAGCAAGACCAGTTGCGCCTAAATGGCGTTTTCACGATCCGCGATAGAAAATATCCATTAAATTCCTTGGATTTTCTGGTCCTAGGGAGACCTTCTTGGTTTATCAAAGATCAGTTTCTTTTTGTCGTCGACTCTGATATTAGTTCTAGAGTTTATTCGAAACTTCCTAAATGGGCAAACTCAGCTGAGCTTCTTGAAATTCTTGCAGAAGCGAAGGAAGAAGGCATTACCGTTCAAGGGCTTGAGCTATTTTCTACCGCTCAAATGGACCCTTTACCGACTCTAATCCTTAAAGACAAAACAGGTGCCTTTGCAGATCTCTGGATGCATTATGGATCTCATTCCTTTAATTACAATGATTTAAAACAGAACCCATTAAGAAATATTCCCTGTGAAAAAGGCTGGGAAACCGATCTGCTGGAAACAGACTTTTTAAAAAAACAAGTAGGACAAACAGCCTATTTTTGCCCGCTTGACAAAGTAACAAAAAGCCTTGGCTTTCTCTTAGAAATTGGGTGGACAATTATTGACCACCAGGGGAAAAAAGTAGTCCAAGAAAAAGGGCGAGCGCTTGAAGCCGACTTAAAAAATGGTAAAATCCTTCTATCGGGAAAAGTAGACTATGAAGGTTTTTCAGCCGACCTAAGTCAGGTGGCCGGCGATTTTCTGAAAAGAAACCGTTTTTTAAATCTTGATGAGCATCATGTCGGACTGATCGACAACACTCCTTTTTATGAAAACTTTGTTGAAGAAGGTGAAATTGTCTCTGAAGGCATTAAGCTTAATAGATTTTGCTTAAAAGAATTGTTCTCATCCGAAATCCCTATTCAGTTTTCCCCCCCGCTAGAAACTTTAAGATATAATCTTCAAAATCCACTTCCTGCCTATCACCAAGGGCTTTTTACAGGGCAGCTTCGGGCTTACCAACAAAAAGGGGTTGAATGGCTTCTAGGCTTGCATAGACTCGCTCTTGGGGGAATTTTAGCTGATGACATGGGATTAGGAAAAACTATTCAAGTCCTCGCCTTCGTTGCTTTGCTAGATTCCAGTTCCTGCCATCTTATCGTTGCTCCGACATCACTTCTGTTCAATTGGAAAAAAGAAATCACAAAATTTCTTCCTGAAATGACATGCATTGTCCATCATGGAAGCGAGCGTACAAAAAACATTCAAGAGCTGCCCCAAACAGGCATTATCCTCACCTCCTATACAACAGCAAGAATGGACCGAGATCTTTTAAAGTTACTCCCTATTAATTGTCTTATTCTTGATGAAGCTCAAGTGATTAAAAACCAAGAAACCCAGATTGCCAAGGCCTTAGGTTACCTTTCTGCACATTGTCGCATAAGCCTTACAGGGACACCTATTGAAAATAGGTTAGAAGAATTATTTTCGCATTTTCACTTTCTCATCCCAGGCTTTCTAAATGAACAAGACCTCTTTTTGAAAGGAATGTCCAACCAGCGCTATCTTAGAAGGGTGCAAAAAAAAATCCAGCCTTTCTTGCTAAGAAGAAAAAAAGAAGAAGTTGCGAGCGAACTACCTACCAAAATTGAGCAGGTTGTCTATGTTGAAATGACTCCTCTACAAAAAACAAGTTACAACACTTACCTAAGCTCTTTTAAAAAAAACACCCTTCAAAAGGTGTCTCTCGACGGAATAGGTAAACATCGCATTGAAATCTTTGAAGCATTGCTAAGGCTTAGACAAATCTGCTGCCATCCCCTCCTTGTAAGTCCTGAAGATCAAACAGACTGCGGGAAGTTGGATACTCTAATAAGTGACGTAGAAACTGTCGTAAGTGAAGGAAGAAAGGCTCTAATCTTCAGTCAGTTTACCTCCATGCTGACCTTGATAGGTCAAGAGCTGTTCAAAAGAAATTTACCCTTTGTCAGGTTAGATGGTTCGACAAAGGATAGAGAAAAAGTGGTCAATGAATTTCAAAATTCAGCGGGTATTCCCCTTTTTCTTATCAGCTTAAAGGCGGGAGGCGTTGGCTTAAACCTGACGGCAGCTGACCATGTGTTCATTTATGATCCTTGGTGGAATGAAGCGATTGAAAATCAAGCGATTAGCCGTGCTCATCGCATCGGACAAAGCCGTACAGTGGTAGCTAAGAGGTATGTAGCTTTAGAAAGTATTGAAGAGAAAATCATGAAACTTAAGGAAGGGAAAAATCAATTAATTAATACCCTTTTTGAGGAAGATTTTACATTTCATCAATCTTTGTCTAATGAAGATCTTCTTGCTCTTTTTGAGTAA
- a CDS encoding hypothetical protein (Product derived from UniProtKB/Trembl:Q6MEA1), which produces MTKAQLLKKIAMLESINDQLTTEVTYIDNLMRTLGFTEGLATVKATAHEIIEKGYLEEEN; this is translated from the coding sequence ATGACTAAGGCGCAGCTTCTAAAAAAAATTGCAATGTTAGAGTCAATTAATGATCAGCTTACTACAGAAGTGACTTACATTGATAACCTTATGCGCACATTAGGATTTACGGAAGGGTTGGCTACAGTAAAAGCTACTGCCCATGAAATCATTGAAAAAGGTTACCTCGAGGAAGAAAACTAA
- a CDS encoding Methylated-DNA--protein-cysteine methyltransferase (Product derived from UniProtKB/Swiss-Prot:P44687;Gene name derived from UniProtKB/Swiss-Prot:P44687;EC number derived from UniProtKB/Swiss-Prot:P44687), translating to MKKLCYVFSMHYTHHQNLGPAIKVSIFVSSVGIQNVQLALDETPGMKWTVVGNARYNEEIHHWLTLYAQGVDPSFTPPLDFPKATLFTQKVWNLMIEVPFGSSTTYGALAIRLGHSKAFRAVGSSCGKNSHPLFVPCHRVLGADSKLGGFSCGLEIKRRLLSFEKISFKSDLRLKS from the coding sequence ATGAAAAAATTATGTTATGTTTTTTCTATGCACTATACGCACCATCAAAATCTTGGTCCAGCAATTAAAGTAAGTATTTTTGTCAGTTCAGTGGGCATTCAAAATGTTCAGCTGGCTTTGGATGAAACTCCTGGAATGAAATGGACAGTTGTAGGGAATGCTCGTTACAATGAGGAAATTCATCATTGGTTAACGCTCTATGCCCAAGGAGTAGATCCTTCTTTTACCCCACCCCTCGATTTTCCTAAAGCGACTCTTTTTACTCAGAAGGTATGGAACTTAATGATCGAGGTCCCCTTTGGCTCATCGACAACGTATGGTGCGTTGGCCATTAGGTTGGGTCACTCGAAAGCTTTTAGAGCCGTGGGTTCATCCTGTGGTAAAAATTCCCACCCTTTATTTGTTCCTTGCCATCGAGTGTTAGGAGCTGATTCAAAACTAGGCGGGTTTTCCTGCGGGTTAGAAATCAAGCGTCGCCTTCTTTCTTTTGAAAAAATCTCTTTTAAGTCTGACTTACGCCTCAAATCCTAG
- a CDS encoding Uncharacterized protein (Product derived from UniProtKB/Trembl:D6YS44) — protein sequence MSARSYRDYTWKAGRPIGREILSEPMGTSYKITADPYYKRISIEKYEGEKFASLVYDSLLLDFRSLQQDNQLAWEKKLIAEDNYSSQSLIKDHNDRVVYIEKYTFKQNRCVECHTYYPNDLLLSVQKMYHTELGEAFNGVILFDANHHPVMRKEYEIDAITKEFGLLLKEEWSIA from the coding sequence ATGTCAGCAAGATCTTATAGAGATTACACCTGGAAGGCGGGACGGCCTATAGGGCGTGAAATTCTTAGTGAGCCTATGGGCACATCCTATAAGATTACAGCTGACCCCTATTATAAAAGAATCAGCATAGAAAAATATGAAGGGGAAAAATTTGCTTCTCTGGTTTATGACTCACTCCTCCTTGACTTTCGCTCTCTTCAGCAAGACAATCAACTTGCCTGGGAAAAGAAATTGATTGCGGAGGACAACTATTCATCGCAAAGTCTTATCAAAGATCACAATGATAGAGTTGTTTATATAGAAAAATACACTTTCAAGCAAAATAGATGTGTAGAATGCCATACCTACTATCCGAATGATCTTCTCCTCTCTGTACAAAAAATGTACCATACAGAACTGGGGGAAGCTTTTAACGGAGTCATTCTTTTTGATGCCAACCACCACCCTGTGATGCGTAAAGAATATGAAATAGATGCAATCACAAAGGAATTCGGCCTTCTCCTAAAAGAAGAGTGGTCCATTGCCTAA
- a CDS encoding hypothetical protein (Product derived from UniProtKB/Trembl:Q6MDB1): MKTKFFDSSLPNKYSESALQAQVAREKSYCGKRYHLLGIFEKKITRVKRVLLGIRILSKTAFSCGAFLISSAVRDDWKSLWNGKRVVAVYVSSFLFHEIRANKGSAEDQNFLGIKYLYGEGVEQSDKKAFTNFERAAKNNNHFAHFNLAEMYEEGRGARQSNKKAAKHFKLAATHGHHLAQQKLGMLLARNDGLEKDDKVAFKYIKIAADLGDVVAQNKLASMCYERIGTDQSYKEALHYYSLAAEQKDVNAQYKLSLLYLRGEGAKQSNIRAAKYFKLAATHGHHLAQQKLGMLLARNDGLEKDDKVAFKYIKIAADKGDVVAQNRLAYMYYQGEGTRKANKKAAYYYRLAAEQKDVNAQYNLSLLYLRGEGVKKSYKIATKYLKPLAEGDDDVKYLLGVIYARKKKLAKSDQKAPEYLQVAADQGAVPAQKALGIIVRNA; encoded by the coding sequence ATGAAAACAAAATTTTTTGATTCCTCTCTTCCTAATAAATATTCTGAATCAGCACTACAAGCGCAGGTTGCTAGGGAAAAAAGTTATTGCGGGAAAAGGTATCATTTACTAGGCATATTTGAAAAAAAAATCACAAGAGTAAAGAGGGTTTTATTAGGGATTCGAATTCTTTCCAAAACAGCGTTTTCTTGCGGAGCTTTTCTTATTTCAAGCGCGGTAAGAGATGATTGGAAATCTCTTTGGAATGGCAAAAGAGTGGTTGCTGTCTATGTATCGAGTTTTTTATTTCATGAAATTAGGGCAAACAAGGGTAGCGCTGAAGACCAAAACTTTTTGGGGATTAAATATCTATATGGAGAGGGAGTCGAACAGTCTGATAAAAAAGCTTTTACAAACTTTGAACGAGCTGCCAAAAATAACAACCACTTTGCACACTTCAATCTCGCTGAAATGTACGAGGAAGGAAGAGGGGCTAGACAATCGAATAAAAAGGCAGCTAAGCACTTTAAGTTAGCCGCAACTCATGGACACCACTTAGCCCAACAAAAGCTTGGCATGTTATTGGCAAGGAACGATGGCTTAGAAAAAGATGACAAAGTGGCTTTTAAGTACATTAAAATTGCTGCTGACCTGGGTGATGTTGTAGCTCAAAATAAACTTGCCTCTATGTGTTATGAAAGAATAGGCACTGATCAATCCTATAAAGAAGCTTTGCACTATTATAGCTTGGCTGCAGAACAAAAAGATGTGAATGCCCAGTACAAATTGAGCCTTCTCTATTTACGAGGTGAAGGCGCCAAGCAGTCAAATATAAGGGCAGCTAAGTATTTTAAGTTAGCCGCAACTCATGGACACCACTTAGCCCAACAAAAGCTTGGCATGCTATTGGCAAGGAACGATGGCTTAGAAAAAGATGACAAAGTGGCTTTTAAATACATTAAAATTGCTGCTGACAAGGGAGATGTTGTAGCTCAAAATAGACTTGCCTACATGTATTATCAAGGAGAGGGCACCAGAAAGGCTAACAAAAAAGCTGCTTATTACTACCGCCTAGCTGCTGAACAAAAAGATGTGAATGCCCAGTACAATTTGAGCCTTCTCTATTTGCGAGGTGAAGGCGTTAAGAAATCTTACAAGATTGCTACTAAGTATCTTAAACCCTTAGCTGAAGGAGATGATGATGTCAAATATCTATTGGGAGTCATTTATGCTCGAAAGAAAAAACTAGCGAAAAGCGACCAAAAGGCCCCTGAGTACCTTCAAGTTGCTGCTGATCAAGGAGCCGTTCCTGCCCAAAAGGCCCTAGGTATTATCGTGAGAAATGCCTGA
- a CDS encoding Uncharacterized protein (Product derived from UniProtKB/Trembl:F8KYZ9) gives MRYLFLMGAALGLAGCHHHSPNDYNSVEVVDEAYMHKYGVEVPPQDWSQRGKEGQVVTTLKNGVVVTKNYVAGVLNGETTYTFPHSSTIEKAESYVRDELVGETLFYRSGTPKQKITYEGNPNRRTINTWYNNGSLYATEQYDRHYLVNGEYHTAAGQVEAQVNDGHGSKVRRDQYGELLSVDSYQHGNLVLSTTYYPNGTPKEAIPYHRGVIDGQVKKFLPSGEPLAIEEWSAGQQSGLTILFENGVKIAEVIYRDGQKNGLEKRFSEDMAVVEEITWVNGIKHGPSTSYINEHVKTDWFFKGKPVTKLAFERMTSARSY, from the coding sequence ATGCGTTATTTATTTCTGATGGGCGCGGCTCTTGGCCTTGCTGGATGCCATCACCATTCTCCCAATGACTACAATTCTGTTGAGGTTGTCGATGAAGCCTACATGCATAAATATGGCGTGGAAGTTCCTCCTCAAGATTGGAGCCAAAGGGGCAAAGAAGGTCAGGTTGTAACAACCTTAAAAAACGGTGTTGTCGTCACCAAAAATTATGTTGCTGGTGTCCTTAATGGCGAAACAACTTATACATTTCCGCATAGTAGCACCATTGAAAAAGCGGAAAGTTATGTGCGAGATGAATTAGTAGGAGAGACACTGTTTTATCGTTCTGGTACGCCTAAGCAAAAAATCACCTACGAGGGCAATCCGAATCGCCGCACTATTAATACATGGTACAATAATGGCAGCCTTTATGCTACTGAGCAATATGACCGTCACTATTTAGTTAATGGCGAGTACCATACTGCAGCAGGCCAAGTTGAGGCACAAGTTAATGATGGCCATGGCTCTAAGGTGCGCAGGGATCAGTATGGTGAATTGCTATCAGTAGATAGTTATCAGCATGGCAACCTTGTTCTCTCAACCACCTACTACCCGAACGGAACACCTAAAGAAGCAATCCCTTATCATCGCGGTGTAATTGATGGTCAAGTAAAGAAGTTCCTACCAAGTGGTGAACCGCTAGCCATTGAAGAATGGTCTGCTGGCCAGCAGTCTGGGCTGACAATTCTCTTTGAAAATGGTGTGAAAATTGCTGAAGTGATCTATAGAGATGGTCAAAAAAATGGTTTAGAAAAGCGTTTTAGTGAGGACATGGCTGTTGTCGAAGAAATCACATGGGTCAATGGCATCAAACATGGACCATCCACCTCCTATATTAACGAGCATGTTAAAACAGATTGGTTTTTTAAGGGCAAACCCGTAACTAAACTTGCCTTTGAGAGAATGACTTCAGCACGCTCTTACTAA